A single window of Bombus pascuorum chromosome 1, iyBomPasc1.1, whole genome shotgun sequence DNA harbors:
- the LOC132905836 gene encoding zinc finger MYND domain-containing protein 11 isoform X2, translated as MSIRRRTDPFMTQRIWDAIKITVHQRSLPSNDRMVRHLARVYGITEQEAQEELNKAVDDGLVYLKKVPTKNGIEQESYRLPSDIIPNDGHDWYCCKCHKAGTVECCQQCHRVYHPECHMPSNVKMKICNFCENINNDTYPDKIDLNHILNFTCGHLKAKLPPEITNRTIVFNNDPIVTPTNRYSGTTYISEGEDAWRPGVLIKHHMDLAIMDSKIKKNEYNNLAEFQADAHNMLHNIIVYHGAHSIIGEMSNTMYQDCCYDLQEIRRCADCYRISNEKSEKLWFCIPCNPPHQLVYAKQKGYPYWPAKVMQVNGNIYDVRFFGGHHMRANIEKMFIRPITASLQSLQIKRSTAWNRAFDELKHHQNLLLKLGKSIGDLDIDDDSEGPKPTKIRNIESSGSKNTAGNPNPAKQLFKDLRVKVERLSSDGHNDIPPNQEGTLHNERSSKTKAKSEERQVPCLPVAEDEPAREISSTCPQGLKKEGSQEDMVTSSSQEPRTKCVFVQTEQIQTETLPAKIKRERRTSEQPTTTALEKLRRELELEKCKELEKLQAEHAKELRQLTDRHQQIISEIKKKQWCYNCEAEAIYHCCWNTAYCSTDCQQIHWQREHKRVCRRKR; from the exons ATGTCCATTCGTCGTAGGACAGATCCTTTCATGACACAACGAATATGGGATGCTATCAAAATAACTGTACATCAAAGAAGTTTACCAAGCAATGATCGTATGGTACGACATCTAGCTCGAGTTTATGGAATTACAGAACAAGAAGCCCaggaagaattaaataaagcAGTTGATGATGGActtgtttatttaaagaaagtaCCAACAAAAAATGGTATAGAGCAAGAGAGTTACAGATTACCATCAGATATTATACCTAATGATGGTCATGACTGGTATTGCTGCAAATGTCACAAAGCAGGAACTGTGGAATGCTGTCAACAATGTCATAGGGTTTATCACCCTGAATGTCATATGCCTAGTAatgttaaaatgaaaatatgtaatttttgtgAA aatataaataatgacaCATACCCAGATAAAATTGATCTCAATCACATTCTGAATTTTACTTGTGGACATTTGAAAGCAAAATTACCACCAGAAATTACAAATCGTACTATCGTTTTTAACAATGATCCTATTGTTACACCAACTAATAGATATTCAGGCACAACTTACATTAGTGAAGGAGAAGATGCATGGCGACCAGGTGTTCTTATAAAACACCATATGGACTTAGCAATCATGGATtcaaaaattaagaaaaatgaatataataatcttGCTGAGTTTCAAGCTGATGCACATAACATGCTACATAATATCATTGTATATCATGGAG CTCATAGCATAATAGGAGAAATGAGTAATACAATGTATCAAGATTGCTGCTATGATCTTCAAGAAATCCGCCGCTGTGCCGATTGCTATAGGAtatcaaatgaaaaatcagAGAAGCTGTGGTTTTGTATACCCTGTAATCCACCACATCAGCTAGTTTATGCAAAACAAAAAGGATACCCCTACTGGCCGGCTAAAGTGATGCAAGTTAATGGCAACATTTATGACGTCCGATTTTTTGGAGGTCATCATATGCGTGCAAACATCGAAAAGATGTTCATTCGTCCGATTACCGCCAGTCTACAGAGTTTACAG ATAAAAAGATCCACTGCTTGGAACAGAGCATTTGATGAACTGAAGCATCATCAGAATTTGCTGCTAAAGTTGGGCAAGAGCATCGGGGATTTGGACATCGACGACGATAGCGAGGGTCCAAAACCAACTAAAATCCGAAATATAGAGTCATCAGGTTCAAAAAATACGGCGGGAAATCCTAATCCAGCGAAACAACTTTTTAAGGATTTAAGAGTTAAAGTAGAACGTCTCAGTTCAGACGGTCACAATGATATACCACCAAATCAGGAGGGAACCTTACATAACGAACGTTCTTCAAAAACTAAAGCTAAAAGTGAAGAGAGGCAAGTACCCTGCTTGCCAGTGGCAGAAGATGAACCTGCAAGAGAAATATCCAGTACGTGTCCTCAAGGCTTGAAGAAAGAAGGTTCTCAAGAAGATATGGTCACATCTAGTTCTCAAGAACCAAGAACCAAATGTGTTTTCGTACAGACGGAACAAATACAAACGGAAACATTACCTGCGaag ATAAAAAGGGAACGCAGAACATCGGAACAACCTACTACAACTGCATTAGAGAAGCTACGTCGGGAATTAGAActggaaaaatgtaaagaactGGAAAAATTACAAGCCGAACACGCTAAAGAATTACGGCAACTAACAGACAGACACCAACAAATTATATctgaaataaagaagaaacaatgg tgTTATAATTGTGAAGCTGAAGCCATATATCACTGCTGTTGGAATACTGCATATTGCAGTACTGATTGTCAACAAATCCACTGGCAGCGTGAGCATAAAAGAGTCTGCCGACGTAAACGTTAA
- the LOC132905836 gene encoding zinc finger MYND domain-containing protein 11 isoform X1: MSIRRRTDPFMTQRIWDAIKITVHQRSLPSNDRMVRHLARVYGITEQEAQEELNKAVDDGLVYLKKVPTKNGIEQESYRLPSDIIPNDGHDWYCCKCHKAGTVECCQQCHRVYHPECHMPSNVKMKICNFCENINNDTYPDKIDLNHILNFTCGHLKAKLPPEITNRTIVFNNDPIVTPTNRYSGTTYISEGEDAWRPGVLIKHHMDLAIMDSKIKKNEYNNLAEFQADAHNMLHNIIVYHGAHSIIGEMSNTMYQDCCYDLQEIRRCADCYRISNEKSEKLWFCIPCNPPHQLVYAKQKGYPYWPAKVMQVNGNIYDVRFFGGHHMRANIEKMFIRPITASLQSLQPSEKGKWKEMEIKRSTAWNRAFDELKHHQNLLLKLGKSIGDLDIDDDSEGPKPTKIRNIESSGSKNTAGNPNPAKQLFKDLRVKVERLSSDGHNDIPPNQEGTLHNERSSKTKAKSEERQVPCLPVAEDEPAREISSTCPQGLKKEGSQEDMVTSSSQEPRTKCVFVQTEQIQTETLPAKIKRERRTSEQPTTTALEKLRRELELEKCKELEKLQAEHAKELRQLTDRHQQIISEIKKKQWCYNCEAEAIYHCCWNTAYCSTDCQQIHWQREHKRVCRRKR, from the exons ATGTCCATTCGTCGTAGGACAGATCCTTTCATGACACAACGAATATGGGATGCTATCAAAATAACTGTACATCAAAGAAGTTTACCAAGCAATGATCGTATGGTACGACATCTAGCTCGAGTTTATGGAATTACAGAACAAGAAGCCCaggaagaattaaataaagcAGTTGATGATGGActtgtttatttaaagaaagtaCCAACAAAAAATGGTATAGAGCAAGAGAGTTACAGATTACCATCAGATATTATACCTAATGATGGTCATGACTGGTATTGCTGCAAATGTCACAAAGCAGGAACTGTGGAATGCTGTCAACAATGTCATAGGGTTTATCACCCTGAATGTCATATGCCTAGTAatgttaaaatgaaaatatgtaatttttgtgAA aatataaataatgacaCATACCCAGATAAAATTGATCTCAATCACATTCTGAATTTTACTTGTGGACATTTGAAAGCAAAATTACCACCAGAAATTACAAATCGTACTATCGTTTTTAACAATGATCCTATTGTTACACCAACTAATAGATATTCAGGCACAACTTACATTAGTGAAGGAGAAGATGCATGGCGACCAGGTGTTCTTATAAAACACCATATGGACTTAGCAATCATGGATtcaaaaattaagaaaaatgaatataataatcttGCTGAGTTTCAAGCTGATGCACATAACATGCTACATAATATCATTGTATATCATGGAG CTCATAGCATAATAGGAGAAATGAGTAATACAATGTATCAAGATTGCTGCTATGATCTTCAAGAAATCCGCCGCTGTGCCGATTGCTATAGGAtatcaaatgaaaaatcagAGAAGCTGTGGTTTTGTATACCCTGTAATCCACCACATCAGCTAGTTTATGCAAAACAAAAAGGATACCCCTACTGGCCGGCTAAAGTGATGCAAGTTAATGGCAACATTTATGACGTCCGATTTTTTGGAGGTCATCATATGCGTGCAAACATCGAAAAGATGTTCATTCGTCCGATTACCGCCAGTCTACAGAGTTTACAG CCTTCGGAAAAAGGAAAGTGGAAAGAAATGGAG ATAAAAAGATCCACTGCTTGGAACAGAGCATTTGATGAACTGAAGCATCATCAGAATTTGCTGCTAAAGTTGGGCAAGAGCATCGGGGATTTGGACATCGACGACGATAGCGAGGGTCCAAAACCAACTAAAATCCGAAATATAGAGTCATCAGGTTCAAAAAATACGGCGGGAAATCCTAATCCAGCGAAACAACTTTTTAAGGATTTAAGAGTTAAAGTAGAACGTCTCAGTTCAGACGGTCACAATGATATACCACCAAATCAGGAGGGAACCTTACATAACGAACGTTCTTCAAAAACTAAAGCTAAAAGTGAAGAGAGGCAAGTACCCTGCTTGCCAGTGGCAGAAGATGAACCTGCAAGAGAAATATCCAGTACGTGTCCTCAAGGCTTGAAGAAAGAAGGTTCTCAAGAAGATATGGTCACATCTAGTTCTCAAGAACCAAGAACCAAATGTGTTTTCGTACAGACGGAACAAATACAAACGGAAACATTACCTGCGaag ATAAAAAGGGAACGCAGAACATCGGAACAACCTACTACAACTGCATTAGAGAAGCTACGTCGGGAATTAGAActggaaaaatgtaaagaactGGAAAAATTACAAGCCGAACACGCTAAAGAATTACGGCAACTAACAGACAGACACCAACAAATTATATctgaaataaagaagaaacaatgg tgTTATAATTGTGAAGCTGAAGCCATATATCACTGCTGTTGGAATACTGCATATTGCAGTACTGATTGTCAACAAATCCACTGGCAGCGTGAGCATAAAAGAGTCTGCCGACGTAAACGTTAA